In Erinaceus europaeus chromosome 10, mEriEur2.1, whole genome shotgun sequence, one DNA window encodes the following:
- the IDNK gene encoding probable gluconokinase isoform X2, with amino-acid sequence MAAPGALLVMGVSGSGKSSVGSLLASEDRIPWLCKLHDILLRDVTSGQHVVLACSALKKMYRDILIGVKDGVPQKCEESGKEGTLTTVELLVVYLSGTCEIISGRLLKRKGHFMPPELLQSQFDALEPPSAPENFIQINVDKSLSEIVSTIMEALK; translated from the exons ATGGCGGCACCCGGCGCGCTGCTGGTGATGGGCGTGAGCGGCTCCGGGAA ATCGAGTGTGGGCTCCCTGCTGGCATCCGAG GACAGAATTCCATGGCTTTGCAAATTGCACGACATTTTACTAAG agatGTTACTTCAGGACAACATGTAGTCCTAGCCTGTTCGGCTCTCAAGAAAATGTACAGAGACATCTTAATTGGAGTAAAAGATGGTGTACCTCAGAAGTGTGAAGAGTCAGGAAAGGAAGGAACACTGACTACTGTGGAACTCTTGGTGGTCTATCTGAGTGGGACATGTGAGATCATCTCAGGACGCTTACTCAAAAGAAAAGGACATTTTATGCCCCCCGAGTTACTGCAGTCCCAGTTTGATGCTCTGGAACCCCCATCAGCTCCAGAAAATTTCATCCAAATCAACGTGGACAAAAGTCTTTCAGAAATAGTTTCTACAATTATGGAAGCTCTCAAGTGA
- the IDNK gene encoding probable gluconokinase isoform X1 → MAAPGALLVMGVSGSGKSSVGSLLASELGWKFYDADDYHPEENRIKMSNGIPLNDQDRIPWLCKLHDILLRDVTSGQHVVLACSALKKMYRDILIGVKDGVPQKCEESGKEGTLTTVELLVVYLSGTCEIISGRLLKRKGHFMPPELLQSQFDALEPPSAPENFIQINVDKSLSEIVSTIMEALK, encoded by the exons ATGGCGGCACCCGGCGCGCTGCTGGTGATGGGCGTGAGCGGCTCCGGGAA ATCGAGTGTGGGCTCCCTGCTGGCATCCGAG CTTGGATGGAAATTCTATGATGCAGATGACTATCATCCAGAGGAGAATCGAATCAAGATGAGCAATGGGATACCGCTGAATGACCAG GACAGAATTCCATGGCTTTGCAAATTGCACGACATTTTACTAAG agatGTTACTTCAGGACAACATGTAGTCCTAGCCTGTTCGGCTCTCAAGAAAATGTACAGAGACATCTTAATTGGAGTAAAAGATGGTGTACCTCAGAAGTGTGAAGAGTCAGGAAAGGAAGGAACACTGACTACTGTGGAACTCTTGGTGGTCTATCTGAGTGGGACATGTGAGATCATCTCAGGACGCTTACTCAAAAGAAAAGGACATTTTATGCCCCCCGAGTTACTGCAGTCCCAGTTTGATGCTCTGGAACCCCCATCAGCTCCAGAAAATTTCATCCAAATCAACGTGGACAAAAGTCTTTCAGAAATAGTTTCTACAATTATGGAAGCTCTCAAGTGA
- the IDNK gene encoding probable gluconokinase isoform X3 has product MSNGIPLNDQDRIPWLCKLHDILLRDVTSGQHVVLACSALKKMYRDILIGVKDGVPQKCEESGKEGTLTTVELLVVYLSGTCEIISGRLLKRKGHFMPPELLQSQFDALEPPSAPENFIQINVDKSLSEIVSTIMEALK; this is encoded by the exons ATGAGCAATGGGATACCGCTGAATGACCAG GACAGAATTCCATGGCTTTGCAAATTGCACGACATTTTACTAAG agatGTTACTTCAGGACAACATGTAGTCCTAGCCTGTTCGGCTCTCAAGAAAATGTACAGAGACATCTTAATTGGAGTAAAAGATGGTGTACCTCAGAAGTGTGAAGAGTCAGGAAAGGAAGGAACACTGACTACTGTGGAACTCTTGGTGGTCTATCTGAGTGGGACATGTGAGATCATCTCAGGACGCTTACTCAAAAGAAAAGGACATTTTATGCCCCCCGAGTTACTGCAGTCCCAGTTTGATGCTCTGGAACCCCCATCAGCTCCAGAAAATTTCATCCAAATCAACGTGGACAAAAGTCTTTCAGAAATAGTTTCTACAATTATGGAAGCTCTCAAGTGA